A genomic window from Engraulis encrasicolus isolate BLACKSEA-1 chromosome 14, IST_EnEncr_1.0, whole genome shotgun sequence includes:
- the stx16 gene encoding syntaxin-16 isoform X3 has translation MALVSGISLDPEAGIAVTKRLPPSWTEGVDEIQYEVTRIRQKMKDLSVLHDKHMNRPTLDDSSQEEHAIEITTQEITQMFHRCQRAVRGLQSRCGHCTQQEERVLKNVVSSLATNLQDLSTTFRHTQSSYLKRMKNREERSKHFFDSGPLMEEDEDLALYDRGFTDDQLMLVEQNTVLVEEREREIRQIVQSITDLNEIFRDLGGMVVEQGTVLDRIDFNVEQSCIKTEDGLKQLQKAEQYQKKNRKMLLILILFVILIVLILILFITKF, from the exons ATGGCGCTGGTGTCTGGCATCAGTCTGGACCCCGAGGCGGGCATCGCTGTCACCAAGAGACTGCCTCCCTCATGGACTGAGGGCGTGGAcgag atccagTACGAGGTGACGCGTATCCGTCAGAAGATGAAGGATCTGAGCGTATTACACGATAAGCACATGAACCGACCCACACTGGATGACAGCAGCCAGGAGGAACACGCCATAGAGATCACTACACAGGAAATAACacag atgttccACAGGTGTCAGCGAGCGGTGCGCGGTCTGCAGTCCCGATGTGGCCACTGTACTCAGCAGGAGGAGAGAGTTCTGAAGAACGTCGTCAGCTCACTAGCAACCAACTTACAGGACCTGTCCACAACCTTCAGGCACACACAGTCCAGCTACCtcaaac GTATGAAGAACCGAGAGGAGCGTTCTAAGCACTTCTTTGACTCTGGGCCCCTaatggaggaagatgaggacctGGCTCTCTACGACCGG ggcTTCACGGATGACCAGCTGATGCTGGTTGAGCAGAACACAGtgctggtggaggagagagagcgggagattcGCCAGATCGTCCAGTCCATCACGGACCTCAACGAGATCTTCAGAGACCTGGGAGGCATGGTGGtggaacag gggacggTACTGGATCGTATTGACTTCAATGTGGAGCAGTCCTGCATCAAGACAGAGGACGGACTTAAGCAGCTTCAAAAG GCGGAGCAGTACCAGAAGAAGAATCGTAAGATGTTGCTGATCCTCATCCTCTTCGTTATCCTCatcgtcctcatcctcatcctcttcatcaccaagttctag
- the npepl1 gene encoding probable aminopeptidase NPEPL1 has translation MANVSLEFKASAGDSEPQNRPVLIVGQLGNLQQLQWAQVQGKLQPAVTKEVWQSALGVLNPNPTDSCPLYLSHAVLAALPARLSRHNSPSAAYFLSRLLRSSLPTGNNRCILVVCERADVFALGCAIARAFPLFSRRSSHRRGDGKVLTVEFITVGNHSAILDDNTLKCLNNAAEGVRLAARIVDTPCSEMNTDHFLEEIRTVGKAVGITPTIIRGEELKIKGFGGIYGVGKAAEHPPALAVLSHTPSGATQTIAWVGKGIVYDTGGLSIKGKTTMPGMKRDCGGAAAILGAFKAAVKLGFKDNLHAVFCLAENAVGPTATRPDDIHTLYSGKTVEINNTDAEGRLVLSDGVVYASKDLAADIILDMATLTGAQGISTGKYHAAVMTNSEQWEAACVRAGRSSGDLAHPLVYCPELHYTEFTSAVADMKNSVADRENAQSSCAGLFIGSHLGFDWPGVWVHVDIASPVHAGERATGFGVALLLALFGQASDDATLNHASPLGGSREGGQEHGDRERESKRRRLV, from the exons ATGGCGAATGTGTCGCTGGAGTTCAAGGCGTCTGCCGGCGACTCCGAGCCACAGAACAGGCCCGTGCTGATCGTCGGGCAGCTGGGCAACCTGCAGCAGCTGCAATGGGCGCAAGTGCAGGGCAAGCTGCAACCGGCGGTGACCAAGGAG gtatgGCAGTCTGCGCTGGGTGTGTTGAACCCCAACCCGACTGACAGCTGTCCCCTGTACCTGAGCCACGCGGTATTGGCtgccctgcctgcccgtctgagCCGCCACAACAGCCCCTCCGCAGCCTACTTCCTGTCCCGCCTCCTGCGCTCCAGCCTGCCCACAGGAAACAACCGCTGCATCCTG gtggtGTGTGAGCGTGCGGACGTGTTTGCGTTGGGGTGTGCGATCGCCCGGGCGTTCCCGCTCTTCTCTCGCCGCTCCTCTCATCGCCGTGGCGACGGCAAGGTCCTCACCGTGGAGTTCATCACCGTCGGCAACCACTCTGCCATCCTTGACGACAACACcctgaag TGTCTGAATAACGCGGCGGAGGGGGTGAGGTTGGCTGCCCGCATCGTGGACACTCCCTGCAGTGAGATGAACACTGACCACTTCCTGGAG gagaTCCGGACTGTGGGTAAGGCGGTGGGCATCACTCCCACCATCATccgtggagaggagctcaagatCAAGGGCTTtggag gtatctaTGGTGTGGGTAAGGCAGCTGAGCACCCCCCTGCCCTGGCTGTGttgagccacaccccctctggAGCTACGCAGACCATCGCCTGGGTGGGCAAGGGCATCGTGTACGACACTGGTGGACTCAGCATCaagggaaag accaCCATGCCGGGCATGAAGAGGGACTGTGGAGGAGCTGCTGCCATCCTGGGGGCCTTCAAAGCGGCCGTCAAACTG ggcttcaAGGACAATCTGCATGCCGTCTTCTGTCTGGCAGAGAACGCTGTGGGCCCCACTGCTACTCGCCCtgatgacatacacacactctactctggaaa GACAGTGGAGATCAACAACACTGATGCGGAGGGTCGTCTGGTTCTGTCTGACGGAGTTGTTTACGCCAGTAAGGACCTGGCAGCTGACATCATACTGGACATGGCAACCCTCACTGGAGCacag ggcatCTCCACGGGGAAGTATCATGCTGCGGTGATGACCAATAGCGAGCAGTGGGAGGCGGCCTGTGTGCGAGCTGGGCGGAGCTCCGGGGATCTGGCCCACCCATTGGTCTACTGCCCCGAGCTGCACTACACAGAGTTTACCTCTGCTGTGGCCGACATGAAGAACTCTGTAgcg gatcGTGAGAATGCCCAGAGCTCCTGTGCTGGACTGTTCATTGGCTCCCATCTGGGTTTCGACTGGCCAGGTGTCTGGGTGCATGTGGATATCGCCTCTCCTGTTCACgct ggtgagcGTGCTACAGGGTTTGGTGTGGCTCTGCTGTTGGCTCTGTTTGGCCAGGCATCTGACGACGCCACGCTGAACCATGCCTCACCGCTAGGGGGCAGCAGAGAGGGCGGCCAGGAGCACGGCgaccgagagagggagagcaagagacgtCGCCtggtctag
- the stx16 gene encoding syntaxin-16 isoform X1 has product MATRRLTDAFLLMRNNAIQNRQILAEQVSTHAPRRTLSTRSNAALVDDRMALVSGISLDPEAGIAVTKRLPPSWTEGVDEIQYEVTRIRQKMKDLSVLHDKHMNRPTLDDSSQEEHAIEITTQEITQMFHRCQRAVRGLQSRCGHCTQQEERVLKNVVSSLATNLQDLSTTFRHTQSSYLKRMKNREERSKHFFDSGPLMEEDEDLALYDRGFTDDQLMLVEQNTVLVEEREREIRQIVQSITDLNEIFRDLGGMVVEQGTVLDRIDFNVEQSCIKTEDGLKQLQKAEQYQKKNRKMLLILILFVILIVLILILFITKF; this is encoded by the exons ATGGCAACTAGGCGTCTGACCGATGCTTTCTTATTAATGCGGAACAATGCAATCCAAAACCGGCAGATTTTGGCAGAGCAAGTGAGTacacacgccccccgtcgtactCTGAGTACACGTAGCAATGCTGCG CTGGTGGATGACCGCATGGCGCTGGTGTCTGGCATCAGTCTGGACCCCGAGGCGGGCATCGCTGTCACCAAGAGACTGCCTCCCTCATGGACTGAGGGCGTGGAcgag atccagTACGAGGTGACGCGTATCCGTCAGAAGATGAAGGATCTGAGCGTATTACACGATAAGCACATGAACCGACCCACACTGGATGACAGCAGCCAGGAGGAACACGCCATAGAGATCACTACACAGGAAATAACacag atgttccACAGGTGTCAGCGAGCGGTGCGCGGTCTGCAGTCCCGATGTGGCCACTGTACTCAGCAGGAGGAGAGAGTTCTGAAGAACGTCGTCAGCTCACTAGCAACCAACTTACAGGACCTGTCCACAACCTTCAGGCACACACAGTCCAGCTACCtcaaac GTATGAAGAACCGAGAGGAGCGTTCTAAGCACTTCTTTGACTCTGGGCCCCTaatggaggaagatgaggacctGGCTCTCTACGACCGG ggcTTCACGGATGACCAGCTGATGCTGGTTGAGCAGAACACAGtgctggtggaggagagagagcgggagattcGCCAGATCGTCCAGTCCATCACGGACCTCAACGAGATCTTCAGAGACCTGGGAGGCATGGTGGtggaacag gggacggTACTGGATCGTATTGACTTCAATGTGGAGCAGTCCTGCATCAAGACAGAGGACGGACTTAAGCAGCTTCAAAAG GCGGAGCAGTACCAGAAGAAGAATCGTAAGATGTTGCTGATCCTCATCCTCTTCGTTATCCTCatcgtcctcatcctcatcctcttcatcaccaagttctag
- the stx16 gene encoding syntaxin-16 isoform X2 produces MATRRLTDAFLLMRNNAIQNRQILAEQLVDDRMALVSGISLDPEAGIAVTKRLPPSWTEGVDEIQYEVTRIRQKMKDLSVLHDKHMNRPTLDDSSQEEHAIEITTQEITQMFHRCQRAVRGLQSRCGHCTQQEERVLKNVVSSLATNLQDLSTTFRHTQSSYLKRMKNREERSKHFFDSGPLMEEDEDLALYDRGFTDDQLMLVEQNTVLVEEREREIRQIVQSITDLNEIFRDLGGMVVEQGTVLDRIDFNVEQSCIKTEDGLKQLQKAEQYQKKNRKMLLILILFVILIVLILILFITKF; encoded by the exons ATGGCAACTAGGCGTCTGACCGATGCTTTCTTATTAATGCGGAACAATGCAATCCAAAACCGGCAGATTTTGGCAGAGCAA CTGGTGGATGACCGCATGGCGCTGGTGTCTGGCATCAGTCTGGACCCCGAGGCGGGCATCGCTGTCACCAAGAGACTGCCTCCCTCATGGACTGAGGGCGTGGAcgag atccagTACGAGGTGACGCGTATCCGTCAGAAGATGAAGGATCTGAGCGTATTACACGATAAGCACATGAACCGACCCACACTGGATGACAGCAGCCAGGAGGAACACGCCATAGAGATCACTACACAGGAAATAACacag atgttccACAGGTGTCAGCGAGCGGTGCGCGGTCTGCAGTCCCGATGTGGCCACTGTACTCAGCAGGAGGAGAGAGTTCTGAAGAACGTCGTCAGCTCACTAGCAACCAACTTACAGGACCTGTCCACAACCTTCAGGCACACACAGTCCAGCTACCtcaaac GTATGAAGAACCGAGAGGAGCGTTCTAAGCACTTCTTTGACTCTGGGCCCCTaatggaggaagatgaggacctGGCTCTCTACGACCGG ggcTTCACGGATGACCAGCTGATGCTGGTTGAGCAGAACACAGtgctggtggaggagagagagcgggagattcGCCAGATCGTCCAGTCCATCACGGACCTCAACGAGATCTTCAGAGACCTGGGAGGCATGGTGGtggaacag gggacggTACTGGATCGTATTGACTTCAATGTGGAGCAGTCCTGCATCAAGACAGAGGACGGACTTAAGCAGCTTCAAAAG GCGGAGCAGTACCAGAAGAAGAATCGTAAGATGTTGCTGATCCTCATCCTCTTCGTTATCCTCatcgtcctcatcctcatcctcttcatcaccaagttctag